One window from the genome of Elaeis guineensis isolate ETL-2024a chromosome 5, EG11, whole genome shotgun sequence encodes:
- the LOC105044475 gene encoding zinc finger protein ZAT11: MNLDRRLMCMIRGRVLKGVNVPRYLAKFPMAGREEGEMESPNMANLLLLLSCNGAKARNMHGIKKPTGRVYECKTCNRRFPTFQALGGHRTSHMRPRFRRDWVEQTKKERPKPRVHECPICGLEFPMGQALGGHMRRHKPTEADEACTEKKGGAGKVLCLDLNLTPLENDLELTALELGLAL, translated from the exons ATGAATCTTGACCGTAGATTGATGTGCATGATACGCGGTCGCGTACTCAAAGGCGTGAATGTTCCGA GATACCTGGCAAAGTTTCCCATGGCAGGAAGAGAGGAGGGCGAGATGGAGAGCCCTAACATGGCCAACCTTCTACTGCTCCTCTCCTGTAATGGAGCGAAGGCTCGAAACATGCATGGCATTAAGAAGCCTACGGGCCGGGTGTATGAGTGCAAGACATGCAACCGCCGGTTTCCGACGTTCCAAGCGCTCGGCGGCCACCGGACGAGCCACATGAGGCCAAGATTCCGAAGGGATTGGGTCGAACAGACCAAGAAAGAGAGACCGAAGCCAAGGGTGCATGAGTGCCCTATTTGTGGCTTGGAGTTCCCCATGGGGCAGGCCTTGGGCGGCCACATGAGGCGGCACAAACCTACGGAGGCCGACGAGGCCTGCACAGAGAAGAAAGGTGGTGCAGGGAAGGTATTGTGTTTGGACTTGAACTTGACTCCTTTGGAGAATGATTTGGAGCTCACAGCCTTAGAGCTTGGATTAGCACTCTAG
- the LOC105044476 gene encoding protein SOSEKI 5, whose translation MAMASRGRAELVRQWKDRETSPEATKVRTEPKPGITERKVPVVYYLSRNGQLEHPHFMEVSLSSSDGLYLRDVINRLDVLRGKGMASMYSWSSKRSYKNGFVWHDICEDDFIYPAHGHEYILKGSELLHPANSSPMSQDTVASSSGSEKPLEIAKSVHYDSDYSLVRRNKKPWSSLDLNEYKVYKSELTSETALKAADAATQTDEKKQRRHAVVGRDDNRADEENPTTELGRDEISPPPSSSSPETLESLMKADGRLVPDASGYQERTVDSYPSGRFRASAVLMHLISCGSIPIKDRGFSLVSHYGGRLPRGRSDMSAKVEVDGLIVNVHPSFAAIQLEDKEYFSGSLIETKKKESDDVAEFPGLKRSSSYNADRSSKVEVVEKEIDEGVRAKCIPRKPRATTRKEANPPISRSTHGSKRINDEPSQFEQ comes from the exons ATGGCGATGGCGTCCCGAGGAAGAGCAGAGCTTGTGAGGCAGTGGAAGGATCGCGAGACGAGTCCTGAGGCAACCAAGGTACGGACGGAGCCGAAGCCAGGGATTACCGAGAGGAAGGTGCCGGTGGTCTACTACCTCTCGAGGAATGGTCAGTTGGAGCACCCGCATTTCATGGAGGTCTCCCTTTCCTCCAGCGACGGCCTGTACCTCAGAG ACGTGATCAATCGTCTTGATGTTCTCCGAGGCAAGGGAATGGCCAGCATGTACTCTTGGTCTTCCAAGCG GAGCTACAAGAATGGGTTTGTGTGGCACGATATCTGTGAAGACGATTTTATCTACCCGGCACACGGCCACGAGTACATCCTGAAGGGATCGGAGCTTCTCCACCCGGCGAACTCCTCTCCCATGTCTCAAGACACCGTCGCCTCCTCCTCCGGCTCCGAGAAGCCTCTGGAAATCGCCAAATCTGTCCACTACGACTCCGACTACTCTCTTGTCAGGAGAAACAAGAAGCCGTGGAGCTCTCTCGATCTCAACGAGTACAAGGTCTACAAGTCTGAGCTCACCTCCGAGACCGCCCTCAAGGCCGCCGACGCGGCCACCCAGACCGACGAGAAGAAGCAGAGGCGGCATGCCGTCGTCGGCCGGGACGACAACCGGGCCGACGAGGAGAACCCGACGACGGAGCTGGGGAGGGACGAGATCTCGCCTCCCCCGTCTTCCTCCAGCCCGGAGACCCTCGAGTCGCTGATGAAGGCCGACGGGCGGCTCGTCCCCGACGCGTCGGGCTATCAGGAACGGACGGTGGATAGCTACCCGAGCGGGAGGTTCCGGGCCTCTGCGGTCCTGATGCACCTCATCTCGTGCGGCTCCATCCCGATTAAGGACCGGGGCTTCTCCCTGGTGTCGCACTACGGAGGGAGGCTGCCGCGTGGACGGTCCGATATGAGTGCGAAGGTTGAGGTGGACGGCTTGATCGTGAACGTGCACCCTAGTTTCGCTGCGATCCAGTTGGAGGACAAGGAATACTTTAGCGGCAGCTTGATAGAGACCAAAAAGAAGGAAAGTGATGACGTCGCCGAGTTTCCCGGCTTGAAGCGTTCCTCTTCTTACAACGCCGATAG GAGCTCGAAAGTGGAGGTGGTCGAGAAGGAGATCGACGAGGGCGTCCGTGCCAAGTGCATCCCCAGAAAGCCCCGGGCGACGACCAGGAAAGAAGCCAACCCGCCTATCTCCCGCAGCACCCATGGAAGCAAGCGTATCAACGACGAACCCTCTCAATTTGAGCAGTGA